One Rhizobium sp. NRK18 genomic window carries:
- the adhP gene encoding alcohol dehydrogenase AdhP, with the protein MAMTMKAAVVREFKKPLVIEEVPVPEPGPGQILVKYEATGVCHTDLHAAHGDWPVKPNPPFIPGHEGVGYVAKLGAGVTSVKEGDRVGVPWLHTACGCCNPCRTGWETLCSKQQNTGYSVNGTFAQYGLADPDYVGILPDKLEFGPAAPVLCAGVTVYKGLKETEVRPGEWVLISGIGGLGHMAVQYAKAMGMHVAAVDIFKDKLDLARSLGADLIVDARDAGAVEEVQKAVGGVHGALVTAVSPKAMEQAFHMLRSKGTMALVGLPPSMISLPVFDTVLKRITVRGSIVGTRQDLEESLQFAGEGKVASHFTWDKIENINAIFARMEEGKIDGRIVLDLAS; encoded by the coding sequence ATGGCAATGACCATGAAAGCAGCCGTGGTGCGCGAGTTCAAGAAGCCTCTTGTCATCGAGGAGGTGCCGGTGCCCGAGCCCGGACCCGGCCAGATCCTGGTGAAGTATGAGGCGACCGGAGTCTGCCACACGGACCTCCACGCCGCCCATGGCGACTGGCCGGTGAAGCCCAATCCACCCTTCATTCCGGGTCACGAGGGCGTCGGCTACGTCGCGAAACTGGGCGCCGGGGTCACGAGCGTCAAGGAGGGCGACCGCGTCGGCGTACCGTGGCTGCACACCGCCTGCGGCTGCTGCAATCCGTGCCGCACCGGCTGGGAAACGCTCTGCAGCAAGCAGCAGAATACCGGCTACTCCGTCAACGGTACCTTCGCCCAGTACGGCCTTGCCGATCCCGATTACGTCGGCATCCTGCCGGACAAGCTCGAATTTGGCCCGGCGGCGCCCGTGCTGTGCGCCGGCGTCACTGTCTACAAGGGGCTGAAGGAAACCGAAGTGCGCCCCGGCGAATGGGTGCTCATCTCCGGCATCGGCGGCCTCGGCCACATGGCGGTCCAGTACGCCAAGGCCATGGGCATGCATGTCGCCGCAGTCGATATCTTCAAGGACAAGCTTGATCTCGCCAGGTCGCTCGGCGCCGACCTGATTGTCGACGCCCGCGACGCGGGAGCAGTCGAGGAGGTCCAGAAGGCGGTCGGTGGCGTGCATGGTGCGCTGGTGACGGCGGTTTCGCCCAAGGCCATGGAGCAGGCGTTCCACATGCTGCGCTCGAAGGGCACCATGGCGCTGGTCGGTCTGCCGCCGTCGATGATCAGCCTGCCGGTCTTCGACACCGTGCTGAAGCGCATCACCGTGCGCGGCTCTATCGTCGGCACGCGACAGGACCTCGAGGAATCGCTGCAGTTCGCCGGCGAGGGCAAGGTCGCTTCGCACTTCACCTGGGACAAGATCGAGAACATCAACGCGATCTTCGCCCGCATGGAGGAAGGCAAGATCGACGGCCGCATCGTTCTTGATCTGGCTTCCTGA
- a CDS encoding TadE family protein — protein sequence MIDVQTIKSDNKGAAAIEFAILAPVFILLLLTFVAYGIYLGAAHAVQQLAADASRAAIAGLDANERQTLATAYIRSSSLDGTFLDLDKLSVKVETDPLDAKQFTVALSYDASSLPIWSLYSFVMPGQVIHRYSTIRVGGI from the coding sequence ATGATAGACGTACAAACGATCAAATCCGACAATAAAGGCGCCGCAGCAATAGAGTTCGCCATTCTGGCCCCAGTATTCATTCTGCTTCTTCTCACCTTCGTGGCCTATGGCATATATCTCGGCGCAGCGCATGCAGTTCAACAACTGGCCGCCGACGCCTCGCGGGCGGCAATTGCCGGGCTTGACGCAAACGAGCGGCAAACGCTCGCAACGGCCTATATCCGCTCCTCTTCGCTCGACGGCACCTTCCTTGATCTCGACAAGCTGTCGGTCAAGGTCGAGACCGACCCTTTGGACGCCAAGCAGTTTACCGTGGCGCTATCCTATGACGCATCCAGCCTGCCGATCTGGTCTCTTTATTCCTTCGTCATGCCCGGCCAGGTGATCCACCGCTATTCAACCATTCGCGTGGGAGGCATATGA